Proteins encoded within one genomic window of Legionella sp. PC997:
- the ybgF gene encoding tol-pal system protein YbgF yields the protein MINCKKHLIATGFIFLLPLTSWSVAPVVDDSENFAMIDQQAYETSVGPKYDEPQIDNGQFEIARNENYTIDHSQTDDEPALAKDDQANDSNNNITDSAKLIDKIQSLQQEIQELRGQLEVQAHDLKLLQQQQVAFYKDLDSRLSGTTSAKASSNKPSLDLSVGSKEPVAPKKTVSVPDVQANKAVTTPVTVPVSTASRANPADEQISYLAAYELVKNKRYDDALSAMNLFAQKYPRGGYTANAQYWLGELYLVKKDYSQAIEHFNVVLQQFPTSSKSAASMLKVGYAYAERGDKQEAKKFLQQVVRAYPGTPTAQLANSKLRTI from the coding sequence ATGATAAATTGCAAAAAACACCTTATCGCTACAGGTTTTATTTTTCTGCTACCTTTGACCAGTTGGTCCGTGGCACCTGTGGTTGATGACAGTGAAAATTTTGCAATGATTGACCAACAGGCGTATGAAACGTCTGTTGGCCCTAAGTATGATGAACCACAAATTGATAATGGTCAGTTTGAAATCGCTCGTAACGAGAATTACACAATAGATCATTCTCAAACCGATGATGAACCTGCGCTTGCTAAAGATGATCAAGCAAATGATTCAAATAATAATATTACTGATAGTGCCAAGCTGATTGACAAAATCCAAAGTTTACAACAAGAAATCCAAGAACTGCGTGGACAATTAGAAGTACAGGCTCATGATTTGAAGTTATTACAGCAACAGCAAGTCGCTTTTTATAAGGATTTGGATTCACGTTTAAGTGGGACCACTTCTGCGAAAGCCTCTTCAAATAAACCTTCATTGGATCTTTCAGTGGGCTCTAAGGAACCCGTTGCACCTAAGAAAACTGTATCTGTTCCTGATGTACAAGCAAATAAAGCGGTTACTACGCCTGTTACCGTACCTGTATCTACTGCTTCCAGAGCAAACCCTGCGGATGAACAAATTAGCTATTTAGCTGCATATGAATTGGTAAAAAATAAACGATATGATGATGCTTTGAGTGCAATGAATTTATTCGCACAAAAATATCCAAGAGGTGGTTACACTGCTAATGCACAATATTGGCTAGGCGAGCTTTACTTAGTTAAAAAAGATTATTCTCAAGCCATAGAGCATTTTAACGTTGTACTACAACAATTTCCCACTTCAAGTAAATCGGCTGCGAGCATGTTAAAGGTTGGCTATGCCTACGCTGAACGAGGTGACAAACAAGAGGCTAAGAAGTTTCTACAACAAGTTGTAAGAGCTTATCCTGGTACCCCAACAGCACAATTGGCTAATTCAAAATTACGTACAATATAA
- the pal gene encoding peptidoglycan-associated lipoprotein Pal, with protein sequence MKAGSLCKLGLLVASAVLVAACSKTPGSADGVGVTDAEASAQGLGQFTHFAGQEPGESYTTKAPHNQLYLFSYDDSNLAPKYLPSVNAQAEYLKTHPGARVLIAGHTDERGSREYNVALGERRANTVADILRMAGVNRQQMRVVSYGKERPINLGHDDASHAQNRRVEFTYEATR encoded by the coding sequence ATGAAAGCCGGATCATTATGTAAATTAGGTCTGCTTGTAGCGAGTGCTGTTTTAGTTGCTGCGTGCTCCAAAACACCAGGTAGTGCAGATGGCGTAGGAGTTACTGATGCCGAAGCTTCTGCTCAAGGTTTAGGACAGTTCACTCATTTTGCGGGTCAAGAACCAGGTGAATCTTATACAACCAAGGCACCTCATAATCAATTGTACCTGTTCTCTTATGATGATAGTAACTTAGCTCCCAAGTATTTACCCTCCGTCAATGCTCAGGCAGAATACTTGAAGACTCATCCAGGTGCTCGTGTGTTAATTGCTGGACATACTGACGAACGAGGTAGTCGTGAATATAACGTAGCTCTTGGTGAGCGTCGCGCAAATACTGTAGCTGACATTTTACGTATGGCCGGTGTTAATAGACAACAAATGCGTGTTGTGAGTTACGGTAAAGAGCGTCCAATTAATTTAGGACATGATGATGCGTCACATGCACAAAATCGACGCGTTGAATTTACTTATGAGGCAACAAGATGA
- a CDS encoding MlaD family protein, protein MEAKTNYTIVGVVVLILLVGLVATMLWLSVGFNQKKYITYTIFMHEAASGLTQDAPVKYNGVQVGHVKVIKLNQSDPRQVEILLDIEEGTPITTSTYATLNSQGITGVTYIGLSASTSDLTPIQKMPGEPYPVIPSKPSVFTQLDGILKKVSEDVDSVSTEAKRIFNEENAKHVRHILTNIDHFSKDLASNGKNVNVLMDNLAKTSRDFPHMLEELRIGIAKFNTMAESLSKAGNSVSKTMGTGKNAIDKISQEALPPAVILLRRLNAISANLEKVSSEMRQNPAVVIRGTKPPKPGPGE, encoded by the coding sequence TTGGAAGCGAAAACCAATTACACGATCGTAGGTGTAGTCGTACTTATATTGCTGGTAGGTTTAGTAGCTACAATGCTGTGGTTGTCTGTTGGTTTTAATCAAAAAAAATATATAACGTATACCATTTTCATGCATGAAGCGGCATCTGGACTGACCCAGGATGCTCCTGTGAAATACAATGGAGTACAAGTGGGGCATGTTAAAGTAATAAAATTAAACCAAAGCGATCCAAGACAAGTTGAAATCTTGTTGGATATCGAAGAAGGGACACCTATTACAACAAGTACATACGCCACGTTAAATTCCCAAGGGATCACTGGAGTTACCTATATCGGTTTGAGCGCAAGCACTTCTGATCTGACTCCAATCCAAAAAATGCCAGGTGAGCCTTATCCAGTTATCCCTTCAAAACCTTCTGTTTTTACTCAATTGGATGGTATTTTAAAAAAGGTTTCCGAGGACGTAGACTCGGTAAGTACTGAAGCAAAACGCATATTTAATGAAGAAAATGCAAAACATGTACGGCATATTTTAACTAATATTGATCATTTTTCTAAAGATCTTGCAAGTAACGGGAAGAATGTTAATGTTTTGATGGATAATCTTGCCAAAACAAGTCGTGATTTCCCGCATATGCTTGAGGAATTAAGAATAGGAATAGCTAAATTTAATACAATGGCGGAAAGTTTGAGTAAAGCTGGGAACAGTGTATCAAAAACTATGGGTACAGGAAAAAATGCTATTGATAAAATTTCTCAAGAAGCGCTCCCACCAGCGGTCATCTTATTACGAAGATTGAATGCAATTTCTGCAAACTTGGAAAAGGTAAGTAGTGAAATGCGCCAAAACCCTGCTGTGGTTATTCGTGGAACTAAACCGCCAAAACCTGGGCCTGGAGAATAA
- a CDS encoding ABC transporter ATP-binding protein, giving the protein MSESIIEIKGLKNCLGGQWVHSDVNLTVEKGEILAIIGGSGSGKTTILRSLLMLLKPTAGTIKIFGQDISHLDMEQSFLLRRRWGMLFQHSALFSSMNVIENVMFPMREFTSLDPQFMYELALLKIALVGLPKEAAGKLPSELSGGMQRRAAAARAIAMDPELLFLDEPTTGLDPLSARLFDELIIFLRDSLKLTIVMVSHDIESLKRTTDRVAFIGDGKILSVEPIKDLMKNKNKIIAGYFSKM; this is encoded by the coding sequence ATGAGTGAATCCATTATTGAAATTAAAGGACTAAAGAATTGCCTCGGTGGTCAATGGGTACACTCTGATGTAAATTTGACCGTGGAAAAAGGCGAAATTTTAGCCATTATTGGTGGTTCAGGAAGCGGAAAAACAACCATATTACGCAGTCTACTCATGTTACTGAAGCCTACAGCCGGTACAATCAAAATATTTGGCCAAGACATTAGTCATCTCGATATGGAGCAATCCTTCTTGCTTCGGCGTCGCTGGGGGATGCTTTTTCAGCATAGCGCATTATTTTCATCAATGAATGTTATAGAAAACGTTATGTTTCCTATGCGAGAATTCACTAGTCTTGATCCTCAATTCATGTATGAATTGGCTTTGTTAAAAATTGCTTTAGTGGGGTTACCTAAAGAAGCCGCAGGCAAATTGCCATCAGAATTGAGTGGGGGAATGCAAAGAAGGGCAGCAGCTGCCCGTGCCATCGCAATGGATCCGGAATTGTTGTTTTTAGATGAGCCGACTACAGGACTAGACCCACTTAGTGCTAGGCTTTTCGATGAATTGATTATTTTTTTAAGAGATTCTTTAAAACTTACTATAGTCATGGTGAGTCATGATATAGAATCTTTAAAGCGGACGACCGATCGCGTGGCCTTTATTGGTGATGGGAAAATTTTAAGTGTTGAGCCGATTAAAGATTTAATGAAAAATAAGAATAAAATAATTGCTGGTTATTTCAGTAAAATGTAA
- a CDS encoding ABC-type transport auxiliary lipoprotein family protein, whose protein sequence is MKKLTVFLVGLSTALLSACSPVKVSVKNQYQLNAYSSKQLVKEPMPITLLVTPPDAAAGYQTEQMLYSKKPYELAPFAKNAWVNPPADMLYPLILQSLQRTNLFKAVTSNAYTLGVNYRLDTQLLALEQNFLKKPSVLEFSAKMVLTHVSDNKVLASKIINLQIPCPSDTPYGGVIAANRATQQFTAILAHFVVSHIEH, encoded by the coding sequence ATGAAAAAGTTGACCGTGTTTCTCGTGGGCTTGAGTACAGCATTACTAAGTGCATGCTCACCTGTTAAAGTCTCTGTAAAAAATCAGTATCAATTGAATGCATACAGTTCGAAACAGTTGGTGAAAGAACCGATGCCAATTACTTTATTGGTTACGCCACCGGATGCCGCTGCCGGATATCAAACAGAGCAGATGCTCTATAGTAAAAAACCTTATGAATTGGCACCGTTTGCAAAAAATGCATGGGTAAATCCACCCGCAGATATGCTTTATCCTTTAATCCTGCAAAGCTTGCAACGAACCAACCTATTTAAAGCGGTTACATCGAATGCCTATACCTTAGGTGTAAATTACCGATTAGATACCCAATTGTTGGCGCTTGAACAAAATTTTCTTAAAAAACCAAGTGTCCTGGAGTTTTCAGCCAAAATGGTTTTAACCCATGTAAGTGATAACAAAGTACTGGCTTCAAAAATTATCAATTTACAAATTCCATGCCCTAGTGATACACCTTACGGAGGTGTAATCGCAGCCAATAGAGCAACACAACAATTTACTGCGATCTTAGCACATTTTGTAGTATCTCATATTGAACATTAA
- a CDS encoding ABC transporter permease produces MVQNSAQITFDKELARVHCTGHWSVLRIGNLLSQFQEQELPKKQKVIINGESISGFDSAGALTLIKCIDLLEQRGNQVQLSDFSETQQQLIDLIKSKKDVLDYHIPAPDKKNLLYQLGKESENKFRQADGFVALIGDLATKLFEAFGNWRRFQLPSIIANVHATGVTALPILALLSFLIGVVLAYQMGLQLQTYGANSFIAYLSGMAIFREFAPLITAIIVAGRTSSAFTAQIGSMKLNEEVDALLTMGLSPTELLVLPKVIGLLLAFPLLIFWSDVFSILGAMIMANNMLGITFIDFLQRLKDSVGLSQLNLGLYKAPAFAMLIALVGCFQGFRVEAGTEKNIGSQTTKSVVQALFLIIIADAIYSVIYSRMHL; encoded by the coding sequence ATGGTACAAAACAGCGCGCAAATCACGTTCGATAAGGAACTTGCCAGAGTTCACTGTACAGGTCACTGGTCTGTTTTGAGAATTGGGAATTTATTATCACAGTTCCAAGAACAGGAATTACCCAAAAAACAAAAAGTGATTATTAACGGCGAAAGCATCAGTGGTTTTGATAGTGCAGGCGCTTTAACTTTAATTAAATGCATTGACCTGCTCGAACAACGAGGAAATCAAGTTCAGCTGTCTGATTTTAGCGAAACCCAACAACAACTCATTGATTTAATTAAATCAAAAAAAGATGTTTTAGATTATCATATTCCTGCCCCCGATAAAAAAAATCTACTTTATCAATTAGGTAAAGAATCAGAGAATAAATTCCGACAAGCAGATGGTTTTGTCGCTTTAATTGGTGATTTGGCTACTAAATTATTCGAAGCATTTGGTAATTGGCGACGATTTCAATTACCAAGCATTATCGCAAATGTACATGCTACGGGTGTTACTGCATTACCCATCCTTGCTTTGCTTTCTTTTTTAATTGGTGTCGTTTTGGCCTATCAAATGGGATTGCAATTACAAACTTATGGAGCGAACAGCTTCATTGCTTATTTATCAGGGATGGCTATTTTTCGGGAGTTTGCGCCTTTGATTACAGCTATTATTGTTGCTGGGCGTACAAGTTCTGCATTTACCGCACAAATTGGCAGTATGAAACTGAATGAAGAAGTGGATGCACTTTTAACTATGGGACTTTCTCCCACGGAATTATTAGTCCTTCCTAAAGTTATTGGCTTATTGCTCGCATTCCCTTTATTGATTTTTTGGTCTGATGTTTTTAGTATTTTAGGTGCGATGATAATGGCTAATAACATGCTGGGCATTACCTTCATCGATTTCTTGCAACGATTGAAAGATTCTGTGGGACTTTCACAATTGAATTTAGGTTTATATAAAGCACCCGCTTTTGCAATGTTGATTGCGCTAGTTGGTTGTTTTCAGGGATTCAGAGTGGAGGCAGGTACGGAAAAAAATATTGGGAGCCAAACTACCAAAAGCGTAGTGCAAGCATTATTTTTAATAATAATTGCTGACGCGATTTATTCAGTCATTTACAGTCGGATGCATTTATAA